The following are encoded together in the Candidatus Margulisiibacteriota bacterium genome:
- the wecB gene encoding UDP-N-acetylglucosamine 2-epimerase (non-hydrolyzing): MNRKRVMFVFGTRPEAIKMAPVIQEVEKYPDILEPVVVVTGQHRQMLDQVVRLFGITPDYDLGIMAENQTITSIVTKSLQGLEEIILREKPDMILVQGDTSTAFAAGLAAFYYRVPLGHIEAGLRTFDKWRPYPEEINRKLISDLADLHFPPTGTALKHLLEEKVPRDKIYLTGNTVIDALLQVAGRKYDLEKAGIKLPKGKKVILVTTHRRESFGTPLRHICGAIKRLAEQFRREVEFFLPVHRNPKVRDVVNELLEEVDNVNLIEPLDYEPFVHLMKASYIILTDSGGVQEEGPSLGKPVLVMREKTERPEAIESGTVKLVGMDEKVIYDETARLLTDQGEYDRMSHSVNPYGDGHAAERTVGAILHYFGALDRRPEEFNAKTAG; the protein is encoded by the coding sequence ATGAACCGCAAAAGAGTGATGTTCGTCTTCGGGACCCGCCCGGAGGCGATCAAGATGGCCCCGGTCATTCAGGAGGTCGAGAAATATCCCGACATCCTGGAACCGGTCGTCGTCGTGACCGGCCAGCATCGCCAGATGCTTGATCAGGTCGTGCGGCTCTTCGGCATCACGCCAGATTACGACCTCGGTATCATGGCCGAGAACCAGACGATCACTAGTATTGTGACTAAATCGCTCCAGGGGCTGGAGGAGATCATCCTGCGCGAGAAGCCGGACATGATCCTGGTGCAGGGTGACACTTCCACCGCTTTTGCCGCCGGGCTGGCGGCGTTCTACTACCGGGTACCGCTGGGACACATCGAAGCGGGTCTGCGCACTTTCGATAAATGGCGGCCGTATCCGGAAGAGATCAACCGCAAACTTATTTCCGACCTGGCCGATCTTCATTTCCCGCCGACCGGCACCGCCCTCAAGCATCTGCTGGAAGAAAAGGTCCCGCGCGACAAGATCTACCTGACCGGCAACACGGTGATCGACGCGCTCCTCCAGGTCGCCGGGCGGAAATATGACCTGGAAAAAGCTGGGATCAAACTCCCCAAAGGAAAGAAAGTGATCTTGGTCACCACCCACCGGCGCGAAAGCTTTGGTACTCCTCTGCGCCACATTTGCGGCGCGATCAAACGGCTGGCCGAGCAGTTCCGGAGGGAGGTCGAGTTTTTCCTTCCGGTCCACCGTAATCCGAAGGTCCGGGATGTCGTCAACGAATTATTGGAAGAGGTCGATAATGTTAACCTGATCGAACCGCTCGATTACGAGCCGTTCGTCCATTTGATGAAAGCGTCCTATATTATCCTGACCGACTCTGGTGGAGTTCAGGAAGAAGGTCCCTCGCTCGGTAAGCCAGTCCTCGTCATGAGAGAGAAGACCGAGCGGCCGGAGGCGATCGAGTCGGGGACGGTCAAGCTGGTCGGCATGGACGAGAAAGTCATTTATGACGAGACTGCGCGCCTGCTGACCGATCAAGGGGAATATGACCGGATGTCGCATTCTGTTAACCCTTACGGTGACGGACACGCCGCGGAGCGGACCGTCGGGGCGATCCTCCATTACTTTGGGGCGCTCGACCGCCGCCCGGAGGAGTTCAATGCAAAAACTGCTGGTTAA
- a CDS encoding CTP synthase produces MTTKYIFVTGGVVSSLGKGIAAASLGRVLKSRGISVSIMKLDPYINVDPGTMNPYQHGEVFVTDDGAETDLDLGHYERFIDVNLGRANNVTTGMVYWNVITRERRGDYLGGTVQVVPHITNEIKDKIRQVTKEEKFDVVICEIGGTVGDIEGLPFLEAIRQFRKEVGRDNCVNLHVTLVPFLETTHEFKTKPTQHSVQKLREIGIQPDIIICRSREPLSQELKEKISLFCDVDKEAVVGMPDAALLYEIPLSLEREGMDEIVLKYLGLSAKKGDLAEWAAMVENMKSPEKKARIAIVGKYTELGDSYISIVEALKHGGLPEKVAIEIKWVNAEKLESEENLDALFRNVQGIVIPGGFGARGIEGKIRAIRYARENRIPFLGLCLGMQCAVIEFARNVCKMKGANSSEFDAESKYPVIDFIPEQKAITDKGGTMRLGAYPCKIKKGTLLHQAYGKDLIEERHRHRYELNNDFRKELEENGLVMAGVYPEADLVEVVELPGHPWFLATQYHPEFKSRPNRPHPLFASFVKAASDRQQEQVELFKEKQ; encoded by the coding sequence ATGACCACAAAATATATCTTCGTGACCGGCGGGGTGGTCAGTTCCTTGGGTAAGGGGATCGCCGCCGCTTCTCTCGGGCGGGTGCTGAAATCGCGCGGCATCTCCGTTTCGATCATGAAGCTTGATCCCTACATCAACGTTGATCCCGGGACGATGAACCCGTACCAGCATGGCGAGGTCTTTGTGACCGACGACGGGGCGGAGACCGACCTTGATCTCGGCCATTATGAGCGTTTTATCGACGTTAACCTCGGTCGGGCGAACAATGTCACGACCGGCATGGTCTACTGGAACGTCATCACCCGGGAGAGGCGGGGCGATTACCTTGGCGGCACCGTCCAGGTCGTTCCCCATATTACCAATGAGATCAAGGATAAGATCCGCCAGGTGACAAAAGAAGAGAAGTTCGATGTCGTGATCTGTGAGATCGGCGGCACGGTCGGCGACATCGAGGGTTTGCCTTTTCTGGAAGCGATCCGCCAGTTCCGCAAGGAGGTCGGCCGGGATAACTGCGTCAATCTCCACGTGACCCTGGTCCCCTTCCTCGAGACCACCCATGAATTCAAGACCAAGCCGACCCAGCACAGCGTCCAGAAACTGCGGGAGATCGGCATCCAGCCTGATATCATTATCTGCCGTTCGCGCGAGCCGCTTAGCCAGGAGCTGAAAGAAAAGATCTCCCTCTTCTGTGACGTTGACAAGGAGGCGGTCGTTGGCATGCCCGATGCCGCGCTGCTCTATGAGATCCCGCTCTCGCTGGAGCGCGAGGGGATGGACGAGATCGTCCTAAAATACCTTGGCCTGTCCGCCAAGAAGGGGGACCTGGCCGAGTGGGCCGCTATGGTCGAGAACATGAAGAGCCCGGAAAAAAAGGCCCGCATCGCGATCGTCGGTAAATACACCGAGCTGGGCGATTCCTACATTAGTATCGTCGAAGCCTTAAAGCACGGCGGCCTGCCGGAGAAAGTAGCGATCGAGATCAAGTGGGTCAACGCGGAAAAGCTGGAAAGCGAAGAGAACCTGGACGCGCTCTTCCGCAACGTCCAGGGGATCGTGATCCCCGGCGGGTTTGGCGCCCGCGGGATCGAGGGGAAGATCCGGGCGATCCGTTATGCCCGGGAGAACCGGATACCTTTCCTCGGGCTCTGCCTGGGGATGCAGTGCGCGGTTATCGAGTTCGCCCGCAACGTCTGCAAAATGAAAGGGGCCAATTCTTCGGAATTCGACGCGGAGTCGAAGTATCCGGTCATCGATTTTATCCCTGAACAGAAGGCGATCACCGACAAAGGGGGGACGATGCGTCTCGGCGCTTATCCCTGCAAGATCAAAAAAGGGACGCTGCTCCATCAGGCGTACGGCAAAGATTTGATCGAGGAGCGCCATCGCCACCGCTACGAGCTGAACAACGATTTTCGCAAAGAGTTGGAAGAGAACGGCCTGGTCATGGCCGGCGTTTATCCGGAGGCCGACCTGGTCGAAGTGGTGGAGCTTCCCGGCCACCCGTGGTTCCTGGCCACCCAATACCATCCAGAGTTCAAATCACGCCCGAATCGCCCTCATCCTTTGTTCGCCAGTTTTGTTAAAGCGGCCAGCGACCGGCAGCAGGAACAGGTCGAGCTGTTCAAAGAGAAGCAATAG
- a CDS encoding diacylglycerol kinase family protein produces the protein MPKKFIKSFKYARAGAAHTLRTQRNIWIHLTIGALVLGAGCWVRLPLAELALIVLTVTFVLVAEMLNTALEETINLIKPENHPTAALVKNVAAGAVLLAAFGAVIVGLLIFLPRLL, from the coding sequence GTGCCGAAAAAATTTATCAAGAGCTTTAAATACGCCCGGGCTGGAGCGGCCCATACCTTGCGGACCCAGCGTAATATCTGGATACATCTGACGATCGGGGCCCTGGTCTTGGGTGCCGGGTGTTGGGTCCGCTTGCCGCTGGCCGAGCTGGCGCTGATCGTCCTGACCGTCACTTTTGTTCTGGTCGCGGAGATGCTCAACACGGCGCTGGAAGAGACGATCAACCTGATCAAGCCGGAAAATCACCCGACGGCGGCGCTGGTCAAGAATGTCGCGGCCGGCGCGGTCTTGCTGGCGGCGTTCGGCGCGGTGATCGTCGGCCTGCTGATCTTTTTGCCGAGGTTATTATGA
- the ybeY gene encoding rRNA maturation RNase YbeY, whose amino-acid sequence MSPKDLARAIIRREGGTGLIEVALVDDQTIRQLNKRYRKKDKPTDVLSFGYGAEGLLGEVIISEETARRQARAYGAPYRAELRRLVVHGVLHILGYDHGRKMSRAEKIYQEL is encoded by the coding sequence GTGTCGCCTAAGGATCTGGCCCGGGCGATAATTCGTCGTGAAGGCGGGACCGGTCTGATCGAGGTGGCGCTGGTTGATGACCAAACTATCCGGCAGTTGAACAAGCGCTACCGGAAGAAGGATAAGCCGACCGATGTCTTGTCGTTTGGTTACGGGGCGGAGGGGTTGCTGGGTGAGGTTATTATTTCCGAAGAGACGGCCCGCCGCCAGGCCAGGGCTTACGGGGCGCCGTATCGGGCGGAGTTGCGGCGGTTAGTGGTCCATGGGGTTTTGCATATTTTGGGTTATGACCATGGGAGGAAGATGAGCCGTGCCGAAAAAATTTATCAAGAGCTTTAA
- a CDS encoding hemolysin family protein yields MMELILLVCLILLSALFSMSETAMTTVSRHRIAHLAEQKRPGARLLKRLRADPGKLLSTVLVGNNIVNISASVLTTTVVTSYFEKQGMVGEGVVIGSAIGFLTLVILVFGEITPKTVAIKNAETLALWLAPVMLVLEWLLMPIAMIMTTISRPFVILFGGGTKEPATLVTEEMIKSLLFAGEQEGTIERDEREMISSVFKFGDLTVTQVMTPRDKIEHVETMETVDEVIVRIKASGHSRLPVIDLNLDNVVGVIYAKDLLTVAGSELARDHLRPVLFIPGVKRISDLLDQMQAEYKHLAIVVDEFGHTLGVVTLEDLVEEIVGEIHDEYERRK; encoded by the coding sequence ATGATGGAACTTATTTTGCTGGTTTGCTTGATCCTGCTTTCCGCCTTGTTCTCGATGTCGGAAACGGCGATGACGACCGTGAGCCGCCACCGGATCGCCCACCTGGCCGAACAGAAGAGGCCGGGGGCGCGGCTCCTCAAACGGCTGCGCGCCGATCCGGGTAAGCTGTTGTCCACGGTCCTTGTGGGCAATAATATCGTTAATATCAGCGCCTCGGTGCTGACCACGACTGTAGTGACCAGCTATTTCGAAAAACAGGGGATGGTCGGTGAAGGGGTCGTGATCGGCTCTGCGATCGGTTTCCTGACCCTGGTTATCCTGGTCTTTGGCGAGATCACCCCTAAGACGGTGGCGATCAAGAACGCCGAAACGCTGGCGCTCTGGCTGGCGCCGGTCATGTTGGTGCTGGAATGGCTTTTAATGCCGATCGCCATGATCATGACGACGATCAGCCGGCCCTTTGTCATCCTGTTCGGCGGCGGGACAAAAGAGCCGGCCACCCTGGTCACGGAAGAGATGATCAAGTCGTTGCTGTTCGCCGGTGAGCAAGAGGGGACGATCGAGCGGGACGAGCGGGAGATGATCAGTTCGGTCTTCAAGTTCGGCGACCTGACGGTGACCCAGGTCATGACGCCGCGCGATAAGATCGAGCACGTCGAAACAATGGAAACAGTGGACGAGGTAATTGTCCGGATCAAGGCTTCAGGACACTCCCGCCTGCCGGTCATTGATTTGAACCTGGATAATGTCGTCGGGGTTATTTATGCCAAGGACCTCCTGACCGTGGCCGGTTCGGAGCTGGCCCGCGACCACCTGCGGCCGGTCCTGTTCATCCCCGGCGTCAAGCGGATCAGCGACCTGCTCGACCAGATGCAGGCCGAATACAAGCACCTGGCGATCGTGGTCGATGAGTTCGGGCATACCCTGGGGGTCGTCACCCTGGAGGACCTGGTCGAAGAGATCGTCGGCGAGATTCACGACGAATACGAGAGGAGAAAATAA
- the murA gene encoding UDP-N-acetylglucosamine 1-carboxyvinyltransferase, with translation MQKLLVKGKKRLTGTFRVSGAKNAALPILAASILLPGHTIIRNVPNLLDVTTMLRVLTALGLRAEYSQSDPNRVDIWNSQVKHVAPYELVTKMRASFFVIGPLLAVKGLAKVPLPGGCAIGSRPVNIHIKGMEQLGAEVRLEHGFVIVRAKKLKGGRVYLDFPSVGATESVMMAATRAEGETTIENAAREPEVVDLANFLIKAGAKIEGVGTDVIRVFGGHALSPVEYSIIPDRIEAGTVMAAVAITHGNATLTDIIPEHLEAIARKLQESGVRIEFGANSLQVVNDDGYKAVDVKTMPFPGFPTDMQPQLASFLTLAKGTSVISETIFENRFMHMQELRRLGAEIKLEGQSAIISGVEKLSGAPVRVSDLRAGAALLVAGLAAEGETLIEDRDHHLSRGYERIVEKFSALGADISRVA, from the coding sequence ATGCAAAAACTGCTGGTTAAGGGGAAGAAACGGCTGACCGGGACCTTCCGGGTCTCCGGTGCCAAGAACGCGGCCCTGCCGATACTGGCGGCCTCGATCCTTCTCCCCGGCCACACTATTATCCGCAATGTGCCTAATCTGCTCGATGTTACTACGATGCTCCGGGTCTTGACGGCGCTCGGACTACGGGCCGAGTATTCACAGTCCGACCCGAATCGCGTCGACATCTGGAACTCGCAGGTCAAGCACGTGGCGCCGTACGAGCTGGTCACCAAAATGCGGGCTTCGTTCTTTGTCATCGGGCCGCTCCTGGCGGTTAAAGGTTTAGCCAAGGTGCCTCTGCCGGGCGGGTGCGCCATCGGTTCCCGGCCGGTCAATATCCACATCAAAGGGATGGAGCAGCTCGGCGCCGAGGTCCGGCTGGAACATGGTTTTGTCATCGTCCGGGCGAAAAAACTTAAAGGGGGCCGGGTCTATCTCGATTTTCCGTCGGTCGGAGCGACCGAGTCGGTGATGATGGCGGCGACTCGGGCCGAGGGGGAGACGACGATCGAGAACGCGGCGCGCGAGCCGGAAGTCGTCGACCTGGCTAATTTCCTGATCAAGGCGGGGGCGAAGATCGAAGGGGTGGGGACCGATGTCATCCGCGTCTTCGGCGGCCACGCGCTGTCACCCGTCGAATATTCGATCATTCCCGACCGGATCGAGGCGGGGACGGTCATGGCCGCGGTGGCGATCACTCATGGCAACGCGACCCTGACCGATATCATCCCGGAACACCTGGAAGCGATCGCCCGTAAATTGCAAGAAAGCGGCGTCCGGATAGAGTTCGGGGCCAACTCATTGCAAGTGGTCAACGACGACGGCTACAAAGCGGTCGACGTCAAGACGATGCCCTTTCCCGGTTTTCCGACCGACATGCAGCCGCAACTCGCCTCTTTCCTGACGCTGGCCAAAGGGACTTCGGTCATTTCGGAAACGATCTTTGAGAACCGTTTCATGCATATGCAGGAACTGCGGCGGCTCGGGGCCGAGATCAAACTGGAAGGGCAGAGCGCCATTATTAGCGGAGTGGAAAAATTGTCCGGCGCGCCGGTCCGTGTTTCCGACCTGCGGGCCGGGGCAGCGCTCCTGGTCGCCGGTTTGGCGGCGGAAGGCGAGACCTTGATCGAGGACCGCGACCATCACCTTAGCCGCGGTTACGAGCGGATCGTCGAGAAGTTCAGCGCGCTGGGGGCGGATATCAGCCGTGTCGCCTAA
- the larB gene encoding nickel pincer cofactor biosynthesis protein LarB produces the protein MRKGYEDIGFAKVDHHRMTRKGFPEVIFCQGKTPQQIAKIAQKIWANGHDVLATKADKKAYQAVKKTLKSAKYHESAKIITSQRKTNHKPRTTNHDLQIAIITAGTADLPVAEEAAVTAEFLGHKVERMFDVGVAGIHRLLHNLDRIKKAKVVIVVAGMEGALPSVVGGLIDKPIIAVPTSVGYGANFKGLSALLTMLNSCSPGIAVVNIDNGFGAAVFAHSILKCA, from the coding sequence ATGCGCAAGGGTTACGAAGACATCGGCTTTGCCAAGGTTGACCACCACCGGATGACCCGCAAAGGTTTCCCCGAAGTGATCTTTTGCCAGGGGAAAACCCCGCAACAGATCGCGAAGATTGCCCAGAAGATCTGGGCCAACGGCCATGATGTCCTCGCCACCAAAGCGGACAAAAAAGCGTATCAGGCGGTCAAGAAAACGCTTAAATCAGCTAAGTATCATGAATCCGCCAAAATAATCACCTCTCAACGAAAAACGAATCACAAACCACGAACCACGAATCACGACCTACAAATCGCCATTATCACCGCCGGAACTGCGGACTTACCCGTCGCCGAAGAAGCAGCCGTCACCGCGGAATTCCTGGGGCACAAAGTCGAGCGGATGTTTGACGTCGGGGTGGCGGGGATACATCGCCTGTTGCATAATCTCGACCGGATAAAGAAAGCCAAAGTTGTGATCGTCGTCGCCGGAATGGAAGGAGCCCTACCCTCAGTCGTGGGGGGCTTAATAGATAAACCGATCATTGCCGTGCCGACCAGCGTCGGCTACGGAGCGAACTTCAAGGGGTTATCCGCCCTGCTGACCATGCTCAACTCCTGTTCTCCCGGTATTGCCGTCGTCAATATCGACAACGGTTTCGGCGCCGCTGTCTTCGCCCACTCTATCCTCAAATGCGCCTAG
- the larC gene encoding nickel pincer cofactor biosynthesis protein LarC — MRLAYFDAPTGLSGNMILGAMLDAGLDLGMLKAQLGNLRINFAVSKSKRGNRPACRQAGTFQSQVSEHFKLLITKARKNGLTGTFFDVKIAKKDHHRNLKDILKIINQSKLSKEVKELSTRIFRRLAEAEAKVHGMTVNQVHFHEVGAIDAIVDIVGFCIGLEIMGIEKVYCSPLPNGQGVIKHAHGLLPNPAPATAELLRGIPTYNTKIKGELVTPTGAAIMSTVAEFTDPPRMIVTGLGYGAGSLALPQPNLLRLFVGAAQLPAEHDTVLLIEANIDDLNPKLYGKTIKKLMRAGALDAFISPIIMKKERRAFKLSVLVRPELRDKILTEFFNSTTTFGIRVYLASREVLKREFRTVKTKYGRAKVKLGYLGERLTTLAPEYEGYKRLSKKHRLSLATIHREIVDRAIASL; from the coding sequence ATGCGCCTAGCTTACTTCGACGCGCCAACTGGGCTATCTGGGAACATGATACTGGGAGCGATGTTGGACGCCGGGCTGGACTTGGGAATGCTAAAGGCTCAACTTGGAAACCTGCGAATAAACTTCGCGGTTTCCAAATCGAAGCGAGGAAACCGACCTGCCTGCCGGCAGGCAGGGACGTTTCAGTCTCAGGTTTCCGAGCATTTCAAACTGCTTATCACCAAAGCCAGAAAGAACGGTTTGACCGGCACCTTCTTTGACGTAAAGATCGCTAAAAAGGACCATCACCGTAATCTCAAAGATATCTTGAAGATCATTAACCAAAGCAAATTGAGCAAAGAAGTTAAAGAGTTAAGTACCCGAATATTCCGACGGCTGGCGGAGGCGGAGGCGAAGGTTCACGGGATGACGGTCAACCAGGTCCATTTTCACGAGGTTGGGGCGATTGACGCGATCGTCGACATTGTCGGCTTCTGTATAGGATTGGAAATAATGGGGATAGAAAAAGTCTATTGCTCTCCCCTCCCCAATGGCCAGGGTGTCATTAAGCACGCGCACGGCCTCCTCCCTAACCCCGCCCCGGCGACCGCCGAACTGCTCCGGGGTATCCCTACATATAATACAAAGATTAAAGGGGAACTGGTCACCCCGACCGGTGCTGCAATCATGTCGACCGTGGCGGAATTCACCGACCCGCCCAGAATGATCGTCACCGGCCTCGGTTACGGCGCGGGCAGCCTGGCCCTCCCTCAGCCTAACTTACTTAGGCTTTTCGTCGGAGCAGCGCAGTTGCCAGCTGAACATGATACTGTTTTGCTGATCGAAGCAAACATTGACGATCTGAACCCAAAGCTGTACGGCAAAACGATCAAAAAACTAATGCGCGCGGGCGCGCTCGATGCGTTCATCTCTCCGATCATTATGAAAAAAGAGCGCCGGGCCTTTAAGCTTTCGGTCCTCGTCCGGCCGGAGCTCCGGGACAAGATCCTGACCGAATTCTTTAATTCGACCACCACTTTTGGAATTCGAGTCTATCTGGCCTCGCGGGAAGTCTTAAAGCGGGAGTTCCGGACGGTCAAGACAAAGTACGGCCGGGCAAAAGTCAAACTCGGTTACCTGGGCGAGCGGTTAACCACCTTGGCGCCTGAATATGAGGGGTATAAACGGCTCTCTAAAAAGCATCGCCTCTCCCTAGCGACCATTCACCGCGAGATCGTTGACCGCGCTATTGCTTCTCTTTGA
- a CDS encoding MraY family glycosyltransferase, whose product MLTFLLTFLIALILTILLTPMVRSFASEIGAVDRPAKRKVHTSNIPRSGGQAIFFSFLVAVLFGLLIGGSSGAKIHPQPILGILLGGSIVFLVGLLDDLYRMKPVAKLIGQLFAAGVTIYFGVSITFMTNPFDGLFPLGLLAIPLTLIWLVGMTNAMNLIDGLDGLACGVTAISSLTLALVALRTHQLGAALLMLALAGAAIGFLRYNFHPASIFLGDSGSYFLGFILAAAAIVGVFKTTLVVALIIPLLILGVPIFDTTFAILRRLKEKKNLFSADDKHIHHLLLRAGMNQREAVISIYVVCLLLSAIALAMALPK is encoded by the coding sequence ATGCTTACGTTCCTGCTAACCTTCTTGATCGCCCTAATTTTGACCATTTTGTTGACTCCGATGGTCCGCAGTTTTGCCTCCGAAATCGGTGCAGTTGACCGCCCGGCCAAACGCAAGGTCCATACCAGTAACATCCCGCGGAGCGGGGGACAGGCGATCTTTTTTAGCTTCCTGGTCGCCGTCCTCTTTGGCCTGCTGATCGGCGGCTCGAGCGGCGCCAAGATCCATCCCCAGCCGATCCTCGGTATATTGCTCGGCGGTTCGATCGTTTTTCTGGTTGGTTTGCTGGATGACCTCTACCGGATGAAACCGGTGGCGAAACTGATCGGCCAGCTGTTCGCGGCCGGAGTGACCATTTACTTCGGCGTTTCGATCACCTTTATGACCAACCCATTCGACGGGCTTTTCCCGCTCGGTTTGCTGGCTATTCCCCTGACGCTTATCTGGCTGGTCGGCATGACCAACGCCATGAACCTGATCGACGGGCTGGATGGACTGGCCTGCGGGGTGACGGCGATCTCTTCCCTGACCCTGGCGCTGGTCGCTTTACGCACCCACCAATTAGGGGCGGCTTTGCTGATGCTGGCCCTGGCCGGCGCGGCGATCGGTTTCCTCCGCTATAATTTCCACCCGGCCTCGATCTTCCTGGGAGATTCCGGCAGTTATTTTCTCGGGTTTATCCTGGCGGCCGCGGCCATTGTCGGCGTTTTCAAGACGACCTTGGTGGTCGCCCTGATCATCCCTCTCCTGATCCTCGGGGTGCCGATCTTTGACACGACCTTTGCCATCCTCCGCCGCTTAAAGGAGAAGAAAAACCTTTTTTCGGCGGACGATAAACATATCCATCATCTGTTGCTTCGTGCCGGGATGAACCAGCGTGAGGCGGTTATCTCGATCTATGTCGTCTGTCTCCTGCTTAGCGCGATCGCGCTGGCTATGGCGTTACCAAAATGA